In the Flavobacteriales bacterium genome, AATACGAAAAGTATATATTTATTGGCACCTTATTAAATGCTCTATTATGGGGAGGATACTGGTCGTTGATGATGCCAAATAATATTATCGACGCTATATTAGTTTGCTTTCTCGTTGCAGGTTTGTGTATTGGATCTATTGGAACTATGGCTGCCCACTACAAATTATTCCTCTCTTACAACCTGGTATCCTGTCTGCCTGTTTTTTTAAGCCTGCTATTTACAGATTTTGAACTTAGCAATACGATTGCAACAAGCGGAATTATTTTTCTTGCAGCAATAGCAAGCATGGGAAAACAGAATAATGTACTTCTTATTAATGCATTAGAGCTCAAGGAGGATAATATTGAAATGAATCAAAAAGTATCTGACTCCGAAAAACTAGCCTTATTAAAAGATGAGTTTTTAAGTAATATGAGTCACGAAATCAGAACTCCATTGAATGGCATAATTGGAATGCTAAACATACTCCAGAAGAAATTAAAATTGGATAAAAAAGAGCAAGACTATTTCAACATACTATCCTCATCATCAAATCAGCTCTTAGAAATTATTAACGACATTCTTGATTTCTCAAAGCTTTCAAGTAGTAGCCCAGACATAATTAGTTCCAATCTTAATATTAAAAAACTAGTTTCTGATATTGAAGGATTATTCTTTGGTGTAGCCCAAGAGAAGAACATAACAATCACATCCCACTTTAAGAATACCTTCCCCAATTACATTATTTCGGATGAAACACGGCTAAAGCAAGTTTTATCCAATCTAATTATGAATGCTATTAAGTTTTCTTCAGATGGAGAAATAAGAATGGAATTAGAGGTAATTGATATCGATCAAGATGACTTACATATCAAATTCTCTATTATAGATCATGGTATTGGAATTCCAAAATTAGAATTAGAAACGTTATTCGAGAAATTTAAACAAGTAGATGCATCTTCAACAAAAGCGCATAAGGGAACTGGTTTAGGTTTAGCAATATGCCAGCAAATTGCCGAATTACTTAATGGGAAAATAGGAGTTGAAAGTGATGAAGGATACGGAAGCACTTTTTGGTTTACAATAAAATGTAAGATTGGAAGGGCTGAAAAAGAAGTTATGAAGAAGTCTCGCAATGTGGACGTATCTTATCTTAAAGTTCTTATCGTAGACGACATGGAAGTTAACCTCACCGTAGCTGAGCTCATGCTCGAAAATCTAGAATGCAATTGCTCGTCTGCTTCTTCAGGAAAAGAAGCCATTGAATTAGCCTTAAACAACAATTTTGACGTGATTTTAATGGATATACAAATGCCTAACCTAAATGGCATCCAGACCTTAGAAGCCCTTAGAGAAAAAAACATAAAATGTCCTATTATTGCATTAACAGCAAATGCGATGCCTGGTGACAAAGAAGAGTATTTAGAAAAAGGTTTTAATGATTACATACCGAAGCCTGTTAATACCTCTCTATTAGCACGTGTTCTAGCGAAATGGAAGCCTATTTAACATTATTCAATATCTAAGAAATGAATCTTGTTCAACATCAATCCAGAGGCGGAGGCTATATAATCCAACGGTTCATTGTCTGTTGGATTTAGCGTTGATTTCAAATAATCTAAACTAATTTCTTCTTTACCCAATAATATCAGTTGCCCCATCATTAAACGAACTTGGTTTCGCATAAAGCCCTTTGCATGTACATGATAGACAAAACTCTTCTCTGGAAAAAAATTAGCAGTTAGTATTGTATTTTCCTCAATTCTGCTCTCTAATACTTCTCTTTCGAACAACTTTCCTTCTTTGGCCTTTGTACAATACTTTCTAAAATTATGCTGACCTCTGAAAATCGCAGCCCCTTCTCTCATTAGATCTATATTCAAATCAAAAGGAAGCAACGTAACCAAAGAAGCGGCTAATGGATTAAATTTTTCTCCTTGAGCAAAGAAATAAGTATACTCCTTTACACGTGCCGAATTAATAATATTAAAATCACCCTCAATTTTCTGAATCTTTGTAGCCTTTATATCCGCAGGCAAATACTTATTTAACTCAATAACGAAGCCATATTCGTCTATATCCTCTTTTAAAAACAATTGAAACGCTGAGTTATTTGCAGATACCATGGCATCCGTTCGACTAGATCCCATAGTCTTAAACTCATGATGACCAAAAACAAAACTGATGGTTCTATCGATCATATGATGAACAGTTTTCAGATCGGGTTGCTTTGCCCAACCGTGAAACCGAAATCCTAGATATTGAATATGAATAAGATATTTGAATTCCATAGCATATAAAAATACTACAACTCACATCCCTATGAAGGTAAAATTGAACTAAAATGCTAATGCTTATAGACAAGCCTGCTAATAATTTATAAATTAGATACTATATGCAAAAGCAAAGTAAATATGACATTGTAATTATAGGTTCAAGTCCTTTAATGTTAATTGAATCGTTGTATCAAGCTAAGCTGGGGAAATCTGTTCTTGTAATTGAAAAACAAGAAAGAATTGGTGGAGCTTGGCAAAGTTTTGAAAAAATAAATTTTTCCAATCATATTGAAATAGGTAGTCACATTTGGCAAAAAGATAAATCTGTTAATGAATTTCTCATTAACTCTTTAGGAATAAACGTTGTTGAAATGTCCCCTCAACCAGTAACTATTGGTTTTGGCTTTACATTCCCATATTATGCTATTAGTATATTCTATAGTCTGCGCCACCTTAGATTCAACTCATTATTCGATTTTGAAAATGTCAAGCTTCATAGAAGTCTATGGTTCGATTTCTTCAAACAGTTTCTAAACCCTTCAAAATATTATTACCATGAAGGTGGTTCCGGAGAACTCATTCAAAAACTAGCAGAAAAGGCAACTAACTGTAACGTACGATTTGAACTAAACACAAGTGTCGATCAAATCGATTTATCGTCAAATACCTTGCTTACTTTGTATGGAAGTGAAATAAAATTTGAAACATTAATTG is a window encoding:
- a CDS encoding response regulator, with the translated sequence MNINKEHIYRKRIEHLFSTIPTSLIANVTLATLLCYSFYNNADFLSILPWYISLIALMILRSILFFHFKKNKNITSEGLKQYEKYIFIGTLLNALLWGGYWSLMMPNNIIDAILVCFLVAGLCIGSIGTMAAHYKLFLSYNLVSCLPVFLSLLFTDFELSNTIATSGIIFLAAIASMGKQNNVLLINALELKEDNIEMNQKVSDSEKLALLKDEFLSNMSHEIRTPLNGIIGMLNILQKKLKLDKKEQDYFNILSSSSNQLLEIINDILDFSKLSSSSPDIISSNLNIKKLVSDIEGLFFGVAQEKNITITSHFKNTFPNYIISDETRLKQVLSNLIMNAIKFSSDGEIRMELEVIDIDQDDLHIKFSIIDHGIGIPKLELETLFEKFKQVDASSTKAHKGTGLGLAICQQIAELLNGKIGVESDEGYGSTFWFTIKCKIGRAEKEVMKKSRNVDVSYLKVLIVDDMEVNLTVAELMLENLECNCSSASSGKEAIELALNNNFDVILMDIQMPNLNGIQTLEALREKNIKCPIIALTANAMPGDKEEYLEKGFNDYIPKPVNTSLLARVLAKWKPI
- a CDS encoding tRNA pseudouridine(38-40) synthase TruA, producing MEFKYLIHIQYLGFRFHGWAKQPDLKTVHHMIDRTISFVFGHHEFKTMGSSRTDAMVSANNSAFQLFLKEDIDEYGFVIELNKYLPADIKATKIQKIEGDFNIINSARVKEYTYFFAQGEKFNPLAASLVTLLPFDLNIDLMREGAAIFRGQHNFRKYCTKAKEGKLFEREVLESRIEENTILTANFFPEKSFVYHVHAKGFMRNQVRLMMGQLILLGKEEISLDYLKSTLNPTDNEPLDYIASASGLMLNKIHFLDIE
- a CDS encoding NAD(P)-binding protein; translation: MQKQSKYDIVIIGSSPLMLIESLYQAKLGKSVLVIEKQERIGGAWQSFEKINFSNHIEIGSHIWQKDKSVNEFLINSLGINVVEMSPQPVTIGFGFTFPYYAISIFYSLRHLRFNSLFDFENVKLHRSLWFDFFKQFLNPSKYYYHEGGSGELIQKLAEKATNCNVRFELNTSVDQIDLSSNTLLTLYGSEIKFETLIGTNKLDINNVTLSNGLKTPISLKPRTSYSLYLVVKCEHPSLLSYAETYKDKVIYRVSDITYTDSRLRAEKKRLYCIDLTYDGFNKHQEPELVDIALRTLIQWEVLPKGTLAKNHFIRTYNYNGQSNEVVNDLSIKTNPNLVFLESNNLIPSLAKQIDRWKTQL